In Winkia neuii, a genomic segment contains:
- the gluQRS gene encoding tRNA glutamyl-Q(34) synthetase GluQRS codes for MNKKSAGRYAPSPSGDLHVGNLRTALLAWVGARGTGRRFVMRVEDIDAARSSHASGERQLEDLAALGLDWDELYWQSEAPTRHQQALERLLAGGHVFECYCSRREIREAASAPHVPPGFYPGTCLHLTEGERQTARERLAAAGRAPALRLRGGETWRVHDLYAGDVEGTVDHLVLRRGDGQLAYNLVCVVDDGDEGVDQVVRGADLLSAAPAQAYLAHLLGLPKVVEYAHVPLVLGPSGARLAKRDGAVTLRQLREGGMSVGDVVGMIAASLGFEGVDSASGLLEEMAASPGKHPLAGIGEREWTFHPHQCSQAD; via the coding sequence GTGAATAAGAAATCTGCAGGCAGGTATGCGCCCTCGCCCTCGGGGGATCTACATGTGGGCAACCTGCGCACGGCACTGCTGGCATGGGTGGGCGCTCGCGGCACGGGGCGGCGCTTTGTAATGCGCGTGGAGGACATTGACGCGGCCCGCTCTTCGCACGCCTCCGGGGAGCGCCAGCTTGAAGACCTGGCTGCCCTAGGGCTGGACTGGGATGAACTGTATTGGCAAAGTGAGGCTCCCACCCGCCACCAGCAGGCATTAGAGCGGTTGCTTGCAGGTGGGCACGTATTTGAATGCTACTGTTCGCGCCGCGAGATCCGGGAGGCGGCGTCAGCGCCCCACGTGCCGCCGGGATTCTACCCAGGGACTTGTCTGCACCTTACCGAGGGCGAACGGCAGACCGCGCGGGAACGGTTGGCCGCGGCGGGGCGCGCCCCTGCGCTGCGACTGCGTGGGGGAGAAACTTGGCGAGTGCACGACCTGTATGCCGGGGACGTGGAAGGCACAGTCGATCACCTGGTGTTGCGCCGCGGCGATGGGCAGCTGGCCTATAACCTGGTGTGCGTTGTGGACGACGGCGACGAGGGCGTAGACCAGGTTGTCCGCGGGGCCGATCTGCTTTCCGCCGCACCTGCCCAGGCCTACCTGGCGCACCTGCTCGGTTTGCCGAAGGTGGTCGAATATGCGCACGTGCCCCTGGTGCTGGGGCCATCTGGGGCGCGGCTAGCCAAACGCGACGGGGCAGTCACCTTGCGACAGCTGCGCGAAGGGGGCATGTCCGTCGGGGACGTGGTGGGGATGATTGCAGCCTCTTTGGGGTTCGAGGGCGTAGATTCAGCCTCCGGGCTGCTAGAAGAAATGGCAGCTAGCCCGGGCAAGCACCCGCTTGCCGGGATCGGCGAGCGGGAGTGGACATTTCACCCGCACCAGTGTTCGCAGGCAGATTGA
- a CDS encoding Sir2 family NAD-dependent protein deacetylase → MAQSNMEAQLDELASLMRGRKTVVIAGAGLSTDAGIPDYRGTGSGDRPSVEFDDFVSDPVWQRWVWMRNQQTWRTMETLSPTPGHQALAQLEKAGLVSAVATQNVDGLDARAGIQNLYELHGSFNRVRCLKCGQYFSREVVDKELRRLNPDLKPDLDPQHVAILAEADRTAAEADAKDFVLAPCTICGGLLKPDVIFFGEQLPMDAMENSFAAAATADVMLTVGSSLMVMTGMMVLREGAMHGAKVAIVNRGRCQGDPFADVRIEGGASEALTGLAERLLGAN, encoded by the coding sequence ATGGCGCAAAGTAATATGGAAGCACAGTTAGACGAACTTGCCTCGCTCATGCGGGGTAGGAAAACGGTTGTGATTGCGGGGGCTGGCCTGTCGACGGACGCGGGCATTCCGGACTACCGCGGTACCGGTTCGGGGGATCGCCCGTCGGTAGAGTTTGATGATTTCGTATCAGACCCGGTGTGGCAGCGGTGGGTGTGGATGCGCAACCAGCAGACCTGGCGCACCATGGAAACTCTCTCGCCCACCCCCGGCCATCAGGCGTTGGCACAACTAGAAAAGGCGGGCCTGGTGAGCGCAGTCGCCACCCAGAACGTCGACGGGTTAGACGCGCGGGCCGGGATCCAAAACCTTTATGAGCTGCATGGCTCTTTCAATCGTGTCCGCTGCCTAAAGTGCGGTCAGTACTTTTCGCGCGAGGTCGTAGATAAGGAATTGCGGCGCCTCAACCCGGATCTGAAACCCGATTTGGATCCGCAGCACGTGGCCATTCTTGCCGAGGCCGACCGCACCGCCGCCGAGGCCGACGCCAAAGATTTTGTGTTGGCCCCCTGCACTATTTGCGGTGGGCTGCTAAAGCCGGACGTCATTTTCTTCGGCGAACAGCTGCCCATGGATGCCATGGAAAATTCTTTCGCCGCAGCGGCCACAGCGGACGTGATGCTCACTGTGGGTTCTTCGCTGATGGTGATGACCGGGATGATGGTGTTGCGCGAAGGCGCGATGCACGGGGCGAAGGTTGCCATTGTCAATCGCGGCCGTTGCCAGGGTGACCCCTTCGCGGACGTGCGAATTGAGGGCGGCGCTTCCGAAGCGCTGACCGGCCTAGCTGAGCGGCTGCTAGGCGCAAACTAG
- a CDS encoding uracil-xanthine permease family protein, with translation MPILGHWRLHGDGKTIAPGEVVMPQERLSWPRTAGIGAQHVVAMFGATFLVPLLTGFPPSTTLFFTGMGTILFILITSGRLPSYLGSSFALIAPIGAVTGYVSGGGAPIDASKMALAQGGVISAGLALFVVGVIVHFAGAHWVDRVMPPIVTGAIVALIGFNLAPAAWNNVKQAPVTALVTIVSILAITVLFKGIIGRLSILFGVLIGYACAVIRHEVNFEAIDSAAWIGLPTFHAPAFDPSLLGLFVPVVLVLIAENVGHVKSVSAMTGQQLDDVTGRALMADGFSTMLAGSGGGSGTTTYAENIGVMAATRVYSTAAYIIAAVVALALSLLPKFGEIIATIPPGVLGGASTVLYGMIGMLGVRIWVQNKVDFADPVNLNTAAVSMVVAIANYTWHWGDMVFEGIALGSAAAILIYHIMRWISKVRGTNLEQASPASAPAGVELDSPSYAKRHRAAQLHAEAEKLEHEAEEIEADRGVEPPIVK, from the coding sequence ATGCCTATTCTTGGTCACTGGCGCCTTCACGGCGACGGTAAAACTATTGCTCCCGGCGAAGTGGTTATGCCGCAGGAGCGCCTATCCTGGCCCCGCACTGCTGGCATCGGCGCCCAGCACGTGGTGGCAATGTTCGGAGCCACTTTCCTGGTGCCGCTACTGACCGGATTCCCGCCCTCGACAACCCTGTTCTTCACGGGCATGGGCACAATCTTGTTCATCCTTATTACTTCTGGGCGGCTCCCATCCTACCTGGGTTCTTCATTTGCGCTGATTGCCCCAATTGGGGCAGTGACCGGATACGTTTCTGGCGGCGGCGCCCCCATCGATGCCTCCAAGATGGCCCTGGCTCAAGGCGGCGTAATTAGTGCGGGTCTGGCCCTGTTCGTGGTGGGTGTGATCGTGCACTTTGCTGGGGCACACTGGGTTGACCGTGTGATGCCCCCGATCGTCACCGGCGCGATCGTGGCCTTGATCGGCTTCAACCTGGCCCCTGCCGCCTGGAACAACGTCAAACAGGCGCCCGTGACCGCGCTGGTCACCATCGTCTCTATCCTGGCAATCACCGTCCTGTTCAAAGGCATCATTGGCCGCCTGTCCATCCTGTTCGGTGTACTGATCGGCTACGCGTGCGCGGTGATCCGCCACGAAGTGAACTTCGAAGCGATCGATTCGGCAGCCTGGATCGGTCTGCCCACCTTCCACGCGCCGGCCTTCGACCCGTCCCTGCTGGGCCTGTTCGTGCCCGTAGTACTAGTGTTGATCGCCGAGAACGTCGGCCACGTCAAGTCCGTGTCCGCAATGACCGGCCAGCAGCTCGACGATGTGACCGGGCGGGCGCTAATGGCCGACGGGTTCTCGACCATGCTTGCCGGCTCTGGCGGTGGCTCCGGCACCACCACTTACGCGGAGAACATTGGCGTTATGGCTGCCACCCGCGTCTACTCGACCGCAGCCTACATTATTGCCGCCGTCGTCGCCCTCGCCCTGTCCTTGCTGCCTAAGTTCGGCGAAATCATTGCGACTATCCCGCCGGGAGTGCTGGGGGGCGCCTCTACCGTCCTGTACGGCATGATCGGCATGCTGGGCGTGCGCATTTGGGTACAGAACAAGGTTGATTTTGCTGACCCCGTAAACCTGAACACCGCAGCTGTGTCCATGGTTGTGGCCATCGCCAACTACACCTGGCACTGGGGCGACATGGTGTTCGAAGGCATCGCGCTCGGTTCTGCCGCCGCGATCCTGATCTACCACATCATGCGGTGGATCTCGAAGGTGCGCGGGACCAACCTGGAGCAGGCTTCGCCCGCCTCCGCACCCGCAGGCGTGGAACTAGATTCGCCCTCTTACGCTAAGCGGCACCGGGCGGCACAGCTTCACGCCGAGGCCGAAAAGCTAGAGCATGAGGCCGAGGAAATCGAAGCCGACCGTGGCGTCGAGCCTCCTATAGTGAAGTAG
- a CDS encoding LytR C-terminal domain-containing protein — protein sequence MSTSEGLTGRQLYRRKRQQRETVVFTISAALMVIALLVGMLMALGIIPLPFGNTFSEKKPVARISQVPCVPEGSKPTDPKDSTVVVLNGTDKAGLATEVAGNLKGRGYKIGETGNAPTGEFTGAARIRTGTSGVAAAYTLAVAVPGSSVVLDGTASSGLELTLGNEFAKLEDTKHVEQILKKEGLKSPRTCLPIGQKSVE from the coding sequence GTGAGCACTTCCGAAGGACTAACCGGGCGCCAACTGTACAGGCGCAAACGGCAACAACGCGAAACCGTCGTCTTCACCATTAGCGCTGCCCTAATGGTTATAGCGCTACTAGTGGGCATGCTGATGGCGTTAGGCATCATTCCCCTGCCATTCGGTAACACGTTCTCGGAAAAGAAACCCGTAGCCCGCATCAGCCAGGTGCCCTGCGTGCCCGAAGGGTCTAAGCCGACCGATCCGAAGGACTCCACGGTGGTCGTACTAAATGGTACGGATAAGGCCGGTCTGGCAACCGAGGTGGCCGGCAATTTGAAGGGGCGCGGCTACAAGATTGGTGAAACTGGCAACGCGCCCACCGGCGAGTTCACCGGCGCTGCCCGTATTCGTACGGGCACCAGCGGTGTCGCGGCGGCATACACGTTGGCCGTGGCCGTGCCCGGCTCCTCGGTAGTGTTGGACGGGACTGCCTCCTCCGGCCTAGAGCTGACGCTAGGCAACGAATTTGCCAAGCTCGAGGACACAAAACACGTTGAGCAGATCCTGAAAAAGGAAGGCCTCAAGTCGCCGCGCACCTGCCTACCAATTGGCCAAAAATCAGTCGAGTAG
- a CDS encoding thiamine ABC transporter substrate-binding protein — MNKKFSAVAVLALSTIVISGCGAGNGTDKAASDKSGSDQKADKTVTLIAYDSFPTKDIQPAFEKKTGYKLKVVDGGDGAELTNKLVMSKGAPVADVALGMDNNVALTAADKGVFEKADVKLPEGVDQYQVKGQEALVPFDRSQYCLNYDEKWFKDKGKQAPTSFEDLTKPEYKNLVVVEDPRKSTPGMGLLTATIADQGENAFADYWKKLKDNGVEVTGGWTDAFAKFSTSDGGTKPVMAGYASSPAYPTGKDEAGKDVFNMKNMDSTCYAAVEYMSALKGAKNTEGAKVLMDYLLSKDAQELVSKVNYMYPVNSQAQLPKDLAEHGAEVKDALNIDPKKVADNRTAWLKTWADAMGM, encoded by the coding sequence ATGAATAAAAAGTTTTCTGCGGTGGCAGTGCTGGCGCTGTCAACGATCGTGATTTCCGGCTGTGGCGCCGGCAACGGCACCGACAAGGCGGCCTCTGACAAGTCGGGTTCTGATCAGAAGGCCGACAAGACGGTCACTCTGATTGCTTACGATTCGTTCCCCACTAAGGACATTCAGCCCGCGTTTGAAAAGAAGACTGGCTACAAGCTGAAGGTCGTCGATGGCGGCGATGGTGCCGAGCTCACCAACAAACTGGTCATGTCCAAGGGCGCCCCGGTGGCGGATGTCGCCCTCGGCATGGATAACAACGTGGCACTTACGGCAGCTGATAAGGGCGTGTTTGAAAAGGCGGATGTGAAGCTGCCCGAGGGCGTAGACCAGTACCAGGTGAAGGGCCAGGAGGCGTTGGTGCCCTTCGATCGGTCGCAGTACTGCCTGAACTATGACGAAAAGTGGTTTAAGGACAAGGGCAAGCAGGCGCCGACCTCGTTTGAAGACCTGACTAAGCCAGAATACAAGAACCTGGTGGTGGTAGAGGATCCGCGCAAGTCCACTCCGGGCATGGGGCTGCTGACGGCTACCATTGCTGACCAGGGCGAGAATGCTTTCGCTGACTACTGGAAGAAACTGAAGGATAACGGCGTGGAAGTAACCGGCGGCTGGACTGATGCATTCGCCAAGTTCTCTACCTCTGACGGCGGCACCAAGCCGGTGATGGCCGGTTATGCTTCTTCCCCCGCATACCCGACTGGTAAAGACGAGGCCGGAAAGGATGTCTTCAACATGAAGAATATGGATTCGACCTGCTACGCCGCCGTTGAATACATGTCAGCTCTGAAGGGCGCCAAGAATACCGAGGGTGCCAAGGTCCTCATGGACTACCTGCTGTCTAAAGACGCGCAGGAACTCGTCTCGAAGGTCAACTACATGTACCCGGTGAACTCCCAAGCGCAGCTACCCAAGGATCTAGCCGAGCACGGTGCCGAGGTCAAAGACGCGCTGAACATCGATCCAAAGAAGGTTGCGGACAATCGCACTGCGTGGCTGAAGACATGGGCCGACGCAATGGGGATGTAA
- a CDS encoding ABC transporter permease produces the protein MTKLRWAARYLALALGVAAPLAFMAIFFLWPVLTMVSMGLFGEGGGSGFAEALGRRRVWDVVAMTVGMAAGGTVGSVLLGLPGAYVLYKLKIPFRGALRAFVSIPFVLPVMAVAVGFGALFGPGGPLASWHLMGTKTLVVAAMVFFNYSLVVRIVGPMWAGLDPRAEEAAVSLGASPARVFFTVVLPRLVPAIASAASMVFLFCASAYALVQVLGGPGATTLEAEIYNETVAYMDYQAAAVLSILQLVIVVAALALSEILRGRVERGQKMTRTAARRPRKGDLPALVVTGLTIVFLLAAPMVGLLTRSLRRGGAWTLQNYTDMANADASAAIQTSVLSSLGTSFATALVAAVLALAVGVSLSVILSRRPRKRAAKGALKALDILFMLPLGVSAVTVGFGFLVTMSGPPLNLATSWWLVPIAQSIVAIPMVARTVLPTMRAIDPRQREAAASLGASPERVLATIDGPYLWRTGVVAAGFALAISMGEFGATSFLARPQTATLPVTIYSLASRPGATEQGMAMAASVLLAVVTATLMVIVERLRPNDATPMM, from the coding sequence TTGACGAAATTGCGGTGGGCGGCACGCTACTTGGCTCTGGCCTTGGGCGTGGCCGCCCCGCTCGCTTTTATGGCGATCTTCTTCCTGTGGCCTGTCCTAACCATGGTTTCGATGGGGCTTTTCGGCGAGGGCGGCGGCTCAGGTTTCGCGGAAGCGCTTGGGCGGCGGCGCGTGTGGGACGTGGTCGCTATGACCGTTGGCATGGCTGCGGGCGGAACCGTTGGTTCGGTGCTGTTGGGCTTGCCCGGAGCCTACGTCTTGTACAAGCTGAAGATCCCGTTCCGCGGTGCCTTGCGTGCGTTCGTGTCGATCCCCTTCGTGCTCCCGGTGATGGCGGTAGCCGTTGGTTTTGGAGCCCTCTTCGGCCCCGGCGGGCCATTGGCATCCTGGCACCTGATGGGCACGAAAACCCTGGTGGTAGCCGCAATGGTGTTCTTTAACTATTCGCTGGTAGTGCGCATCGTGGGGCCCATGTGGGCGGGGTTAGATCCGCGTGCGGAAGAGGCTGCCGTCTCCCTGGGCGCCTCGCCTGCGCGCGTATTTTTCACCGTCGTGCTGCCCCGCCTGGTGCCCGCCATCGCGTCAGCCGCCTCAATGGTGTTCCTTTTCTGTGCCTCCGCCTACGCCCTGGTGCAGGTGTTGGGCGGGCCGGGTGCTACCACGCTCGAGGCCGAAATCTACAACGAAACAGTTGCCTACATGGACTATCAGGCCGCCGCCGTCCTCTCGATATTGCAACTGGTAATAGTGGTTGCCGCCCTCGCCTTATCTGAAATTTTGCGAGGGCGGGTCGAACGCGGCCAGAAGATGACGCGGACGGCGGCCCGTCGCCCTCGCAAGGGGGACCTTCCCGCTCTGGTTGTAACGGGCCTGACTATCGTATTTTTGCTGGCCGCGCCCATGGTGGGGTTGCTGACCAGGTCGCTGCGCCGAGGCGGGGCGTGGACCCTGCAAAACTACACCGACATGGCCAATGCGGACGCGTCGGCCGCCATCCAAACCTCCGTGCTTTCCTCCCTGGGCACTTCCTTCGCCACGGCGCTGGTGGCGGCGGTGCTGGCGCTCGCGGTGGGGGTGTCGCTGTCAGTAATTCTGTCGCGCAGGCCCCGCAAGAGGGCGGCGAAGGGGGCATTGAAGGCGTTGGACATCCTGTTTATGCTGCCGCTCGGGGTGTCTGCGGTTACTGTCGGTTTCGGCTTCCTTGTAACCATGTCCGGCCCGCCCCTAAATTTGGCTACGTCGTGGTGGCTGGTGCCTATCGCCCAGTCCATCGTGGCGATTCCCATGGTAGCGCGCACGGTCTTGCCCACGATGAGGGCGATCGACCCCCGCCAGCGCGAGGCCGCCGCGTCCCTGGGGGCTTCCCCCGAACGCGTACTGGCCACCATCGATGGGCCCTACCTGTGGCGTACGGGCGTGGTGGCAGCCGGGTTCGCGCTGGCGATTTCGATGGGCGAGTTCGGGGCAACCTCGTTCTTGGCACGCCCGCAGACGGCCACGCTGCCCGTGACGATTTATTCACTGGCGTCCCGCCCTGGGGCCACCGAGCAGGGCATGGCCATGGCTGCTTCCGTGCTGCTGGCGGTAGTGACGGCAACTTTGATGGTAATTGTTGAACGGCTACGCCCAAACGATGCGACCCCAATGATGTGA
- a CDS encoding ABC transporter ATP-binding protein produces the protein MLQVKDLTVKYGSTVAVDSVSMAVAEGEIVALLGPSGSGKSSLLRAVLGLEPVAGGKISWDGHDLSGVPTYQRGFGLMFQDGQLFAHRDVAGNIAYGLKGSGAQKQERVRELLDLVGLKDYASRQVSELSGGEAQRVALARSLAPRPKLLGLDEPLSALDRKLREGLAVQLRQILTAEGTAGIYVTHDQDEAFTVADKIGVLIAGGLAAFGTPAQVWTQPGTRSVAEFLGYGPFVSPELAAKLGARVPRGAALIGLAPGALRVCFEGEGVHLPVDSVHVRRGSVNVQVILPDGQLAGASAPLTHEAEAISEGEQVGIRVDQTRLAAIE, from the coding sequence ATGCTGCAAGTAAAAGACCTGACCGTAAAGTATGGCAGCACCGTGGCCGTCGATTCGGTGTCTATGGCCGTTGCCGAGGGCGAAATTGTTGCTCTGCTGGGCCCGTCCGGTTCGGGCAAATCCTCGCTGCTGCGCGCGGTACTGGGGTTGGAGCCGGTGGCCGGGGGAAAGATTTCCTGGGACGGGCACGATCTGTCCGGGGTACCCACCTATCAGCGCGGTTTTGGGCTGATGTTCCAAGATGGGCAGCTGTTTGCGCATAGGGACGTGGCCGGCAATATTGCTTACGGTTTGAAGGGCTCTGGGGCGCAAAAACAGGAGCGGGTACGCGAATTGTTGGACCTGGTTGGCCTGAAAGACTACGCTTCGCGTCAGGTCAGTGAGCTCTCGGGTGGGGAAGCCCAGCGGGTGGCGCTTGCCCGTTCTCTTGCCCCCCGCCCTAAGCTGCTGGGTCTGGACGAGCCGCTGTCGGCCCTCGATCGCAAATTGCGCGAAGGCTTGGCGGTGCAGCTGCGGCAGATTTTGACCGCGGAGGGCACGGCGGGCATCTATGTCACCCACGACCAGGATGAGGCGTTTACGGTTGCCGACAAGATCGGGGTACTGATTGCGGGCGGGCTGGCGGCGTTTGGTACGCCGGCGCAGGTGTGGACGCAGCCGGGAACGCGATCGGTCGCAGAATTTTTGGGCTACGGGCCGTTTGTCAGCCCCGAGTTGGCGGCCAAGTTGGGAGCCCGGGTGCCGCGGGGGGCGGCACTCATCGGGTTGGCTCCGGGGGCGCTAAGGGTGTGCTTTGAGGGCGAGGGCGTGCACCTGCCCGTCGATTCTGTACACGTGCGCCGCGGCAGCGTGAACGTGCAGGTGATCCTCCCGGATGGCCAGTTGGCCGGGGCGAGCGCGCCTTTGACTCACGAGGCGGAGGCTATTAGCGAGGGCGAACAAGTTGGCATCCGGGTCGACCAGACCCGCCTAGCGGCCATAGAGTAG
- a CDS encoding aminotransferase class IV — protein sequence MEADVAITQALKGDGHFTTMLIEGGKVRGPQLHAKRLQRDHRTLFGTDLDLASVAAELEKLAAQTGSFVARVSMFETEHLITTRSAPSTGPISCELFPLQRNLSHVKHFGLAPQWHARRAVAADDAICCTGLDKDDLVLEGTMFNVGFIRADGRLVWPEGPVLAGTTWKQLEGVWACESRPVRVGEIGNFVGAIATNATSGVRPITTIGPRLRCSLEGLAWANKIAKAYQAIPTEDVTQLSQAV from the coding sequence ATGGAAGCTGACGTCGCCATTACCCAGGCGCTCAAGGGAGACGGGCACTTCACCACGATGCTCATCGAGGGCGGCAAAGTGCGCGGGCCCCAGCTGCACGCTAAGAGGTTGCAGCGCGACCACCGCACTCTCTTTGGCACCGACCTGGATTTGGCGTCCGTCGCAGCCGAACTGGAAAAACTAGCCGCGCAGACCGGTAGCTTCGTTGCCCGCGTGAGCATGTTCGAAACCGAGCACCTGATCACCACCCGCAGTGCGCCCTCGACTGGGCCGATCAGCTGCGAGCTGTTTCCGCTGCAGCGCAACCTGTCCCACGTGAAACACTTCGGGTTGGCCCCGCAGTGGCATGCCCGTCGTGCAGTCGCAGCCGACGATGCCATCTGTTGCACGGGGCTCGATAAAGACGACCTGGTATTGGAAGGCACCATGTTCAACGTCGGCTTCATTCGGGCCGACGGGCGTTTGGTGTGGCCGGAAGGGCCCGTGCTGGCAGGCACAACCTGGAAACAGCTCGAGGGCGTGTGGGCCTGCGAGAGCCGGCCTGTACGCGTGGGCGAGATCGGCAATTTTGTGGGGGCGATTGCCACTAACGCAACTAGCGGGGTTCGCCCCATCACCACAATTGGTCCGCGCCTACGCTGCAGTCTGGAAGGCTTGGCTTGGGCTAATAAGATTGCGAAAGCCTATCAAGCAATTCCCACCGAGGACGTAACCCAACTAAGTCAGGCCGTTTAG
- the pabB gene encoding aminodeoxychorismate synthase component I — translation MGVLLIDNHDSFTYNLAHLVFAACGQMPQVVIAEDVTDTHLAAADRIIVSAGPGRPAEYPWFPGIFLDPPAPTLGICLGFQGLCEAYGAKLGTARYPRHGEVTGGRMRYHSLEITDLPACLTATEWDEDGTLLGVAHKSLPLWGVQYHPESVGSTGGVELMRNFLSASAQQVGAGLQGEAQTGHAPAGPASYPGSPATSDSPHPPATPGPPSSAPVKVWYEKIDTDLLPEALFAANFLGQSHAAWLDSSDGSGWHYLCSGTPVPSLERAPLPEADTTGVPCAFALGMVGYLTYEGKAHFISVDKCLAISPNGEVWALGYEPWQVNTAASPVSALALPDTPRTFRFSREQYLAKIAQAQEEIAKGNAYELCLTNSISFPALGDPYRYYLHLRSKYPAPFASFLRFGGRAVLSTSPERFLSLSSSGVLEAKPIKGTRPRGHTPAEDEALRDDLATSVKDRAENLMICDLLRNDLGRVAVPGSVEVPVVCGIESFSYVHQMVSTIRARKRGDVSALDCIRAAFPGGSMTGAPKERSMRILERLEEGHLRGIYSGAIGYISLSGAMDLSITIRTALIEGGKASYGCGGAITRLSDPQEEWEEILTKARPILSEI, via the coding sequence GTGGGCGTCTTGTTGATTGATAATCATGATTCTTTTACGTACAACCTGGCACACCTTGTTTTTGCTGCCTGCGGGCAGATGCCGCAGGTGGTTATTGCCGAGGACGTAACCGATACCCACCTGGCGGCCGCCGACCGCATTATTGTTTCCGCGGGGCCGGGGCGACCTGCAGAATACCCTTGGTTTCCGGGCATTTTCTTGGATCCTCCCGCCCCCACATTGGGAATTTGTTTGGGCTTTCAGGGCCTGTGTGAGGCCTACGGAGCGAAACTGGGCACCGCCCGCTACCCGCGCCACGGCGAGGTAACCGGTGGGCGGATGCGCTATCACTCTTTGGAAATAACGGACCTGCCGGCTTGCCTGACCGCCACGGAATGGGACGAGGACGGTACGTTGCTGGGCGTGGCACACAAGTCTTTGCCACTGTGGGGCGTGCAATATCACCCCGAATCGGTAGGTTCTACCGGTGGGGTAGAGCTCATGCGAAACTTCCTTAGCGCGTCTGCGCAACAAGTTGGGGCCGGCCTACAGGGCGAAGCGCAAACCGGCCATGCGCCAGCCGGGCCTGCCTCTTACCCCGGATCGCCCGCCACGTCGGACTCGCCGCACCCGCCCGCTACACCTGGCCCGCCCTCGTCGGCGCCGGTGAAGGTGTGGTACGAAAAGATTGACACCGATTTGCTGCCCGAAGCATTGTTTGCCGCCAACTTCCTTGGTCAAAGCCACGCGGCCTGGCTCGATTCTTCTGACGGTTCCGGCTGGCACTATTTGTGCTCGGGTACGCCCGTGCCTTCCCTAGAACGGGCGCCTCTGCCCGAGGCGGATACGACCGGTGTGCCGTGCGCTTTCGCCCTCGGAATGGTGGGCTACCTAACCTACGAGGGGAAAGCCCACTTCATAAGCGTAGACAAATGCCTTGCGATCAGCCCGAATGGTGAGGTGTGGGCGCTGGGGTATGAGCCGTGGCAAGTGAATACTGCCGCCAGCCCGGTCAGCGCGTTGGCCCTGCCGGATACGCCGCGCACGTTCCGTTTTAGTCGCGAACAGTACCTGGCCAAGATCGCCCAGGCGCAAGAGGAAATTGCCAAAGGGAATGCATACGAGCTGTGCCTTACCAACTCAATTAGTTTCCCCGCCCTCGGTGACCCGTACCGTTACTACTTGCATTTGCGTTCAAAGTATCCAGCGCCTTTTGCCAGCTTCTTGCGCTTCGGCGGGCGCGCGGTGCTTTCGACCTCGCCGGAACGCTTCCTCTCCCTTAGCTCGAGTGGCGTTCTGGAAGCAAAACCTATCAAAGGGACGCGCCCGCGCGGGCACACCCCGGCCGAGGACGAAGCCCTGCGCGATGACTTGGCCACTTCCGTCAAAGATAGGGCCGAGAACCTGATGATCTGCGACCTGCTGCGAAACGACCTGGGCCGGGTGGCGGTGCCGGGCAGTGTCGAAGTGCCGGTGGTCTGCGGCATTGAGAGTTTCAGCTACGTGCACCAGATGGTGTCGACAATTAGGGCCCGCAAGAGAGGCGACGTGTCTGCCCTGGATTGTATTCGGGCGGCTTTCCCGGGAGGTTCCATGACCGGGGCGCCCAAGGAGCGTTCTATGCGGATCCTGGAGCGGCTAGAAGAAGGCCACCTTCGCGGGATTTATTCGGGGGCAATTGGCTACATTTCGCTCAGCGGGGCAATGGACCTGTCCATCACGATCCGCACGGCCCTCATCGAGGGCGGAAAGGCCAGCTACGGTTGCGGGGGTGCCATCACGCGGCTGTCGGATCCGCAAGAAGAATGGGAAGAAATTCTAACCAAGGCCCGGCCCATTCTGAGTGAAATATAG